A stretch of the Ananas comosus cultivar F153 linkage group 14, ASM154086v1, whole genome shotgun sequence genome encodes the following:
- the LOC109720403 gene encoding probable LRR receptor-like serine/threonine-protein kinase At1g56130 isoform X2, giving the protein MQFLSVGINALSGPIPKELGKLQNLLLLAIGSNNFNGSIPPELGSLTSLQQLYIDSSGLSGELPSTLSNLKNLEILWGSDNNFTGQFPDFIGSWTNMTTLRFQGNSFEGPIPSSLSNLSKLTDLRIGDITSGRSSLDFVRNMTSLSNLVLRNCKISDTIPSSFGQFLNLQQLDLSFNNITGQLPPSLFSLNLLSYLFLGNNSLSGSLPAQKSTSLLNVDLSYNQLSGSFPSWVSQPNLKLNVVANNFVIDSSNNSILPSGLNCLQRNIPCYLGSPIYSSFGINCGGSKDITASDGTVYEIDDAALSAASYYVTGSIKWGVSNVGRFADASNARYIIASLSQFQNTLTSELFQTARMSPSSLRYYGIGLQNGNYTVKLQFAEIAFPNPPTWKSVGRRVFDVYIQGDLKAKDLDVRKEAGGTSFKAVVKTFVAPVTNNFLEIHFFWAGKGTCCIPTQGYYGPFISALSVSPYDFTPNVTNELPSTGSKSKTGLVVGLVVGIAVLGLLVIVGIFVLWRRKRRPGMDDDEFLSFVGKPDIFSYAELRSATEDFSPENILGEGGFGAVYMGKLSDGRIVGVKQLSVTSHQGKRQFVTEIATISQVQHRNLVKLYGCCIEGNKPLLVYEYLENRSLDQAIFGNTSLHFDWTNRFEICLGVARGLAYLHEESSVRIVHRDVKASNILLDADLNPKISDFGLAKLYDDKTTHISTRIAGTIGYLAPEYAMRGHLTEKADVFSFGVVALEVVTGRPNSDSSLEEEKVYLLDWAWHLYENKRALEMLDPRLTSFNEEEAARVIGVALLCTQASPLQRPPMSRVVAMLAGDVEVSKVTTKPSYLTEYQFKDASTSYFSVSSSGPSAQQPSSNQVSAPSGSSTGAHTMVETSLPSQSLVSSIISEGR; this is encoded by the exons ATGCAGTTCCT GTCTgtaggaattaatgctttatctGGGCCTATTCCAAAGGAACTTGGAAAGCTTCAGAATCTCTTATTACT GGCTATtggttcaaataattttaacggctcTATTCCTCCAGAGCTTGGGAGTTTAACCAGTCTGCAGCAACT GTACATTGATAGTTCAGGCCTCAGTGGTGAACTTCCATCGACACTGTCTAATCTGAAAAACTTGGAGATCCT GTGGGGTTCTGACAACAATTTCACCGGACAATTTCCTGATTTTATTGGGAGCTGGACAAATATGACTACCTT GAGATTCCAAGGCAATTCTTTCGAAGGTCCAATTCCTTCAAGCCTATCCAATCTTAGTAAATTGACGGACTT ACGTATAGGTGATATAACGAGTGGAAGATCTTCTTTGGACTTCGTCCGTAACATGACATCTTTGAGCAACCT GGTATTGAGAAACTGCAAAATATCTGATACTATTCCATCAAGCTTTGGGCAATTCTTAAACCTACAGCAATT GGATCTGAGCTTTAACAATATTACGGGTCAACTTCCTCCGTCCCTCTTCAGTTTGAATTTGCTCAGCTACTT ATTTCTTGGAAACAATAGTCTTTCTGGTAGCTTACCAGCTCAGAAAAGCACCTCGCTTCTCAATGT AGATTTATCGTACAATCAGCTCTCAGGAAGCTTTCCTTCTTGGGTTAGTCAACCGAATCTAAAATT GAACGTGGTGGCAAATAACTTTGTGATAGACAGCTCCAACAACAG CATTTTACCATCAGGTTTAAACTGTCTTCAGCGAAATATACCATGTTATCTCGGTTCTCCTATCT ATTCATCCTTTGGAATAAATTGTGGTGGTAGTAAAGACATTACAGCTTCTGATGGAACCGTCTATGAGATCGATGATGCCGCTCTGTCAGCTGCATCATACTATGTGACAGGGTCAATCAAATGGGGTGTTAGCAATGTTGGGAGATTTGCGGACGCCTCAAACGCTAGGTATATAATCGCCAGTTTATCGCAGTTTCAAAATACATTAACTTCAGAACTGTTTCAGACAGCGAGGATGTCTCCTTCATCATTAAGATACTATGGTATTGGGCTTCAGAATGGAAATTACACTGTAAAGCTCCAATTTGCTGAAATTGCATTCCCCAATCCACCAACTTGGAAAAGTGTCGGAAGAAGAGTTTTTGATGTATACATTCAG GGAGATCTCAAAGCAAAAGATTTGGATGTAAGAAAGGAGGCTGGTGGGACATCATTTAAGGCTGTTGTCAAAACATTTGTCGCTCCAGTAACCAATAATTTCCTCGAAATTCATTTCTTTTGGGCAGGAAAAGGCACTTGCTGCATTCCTACACAAGGCTACTACGGCCCATTCATCTCAGCTCTCAGTGTTTCTCCTTACG ACTTCACTCCAAATGTAACGAACGAACTACCAAGTACGGGCTCGAAGAGTAAAACAGGTTTGGTTGTAGGACTTGTAGTTGGAATCGCAGTCTTAGGTTTGTTGGTGATCGTTGGCATTTTTGTTTTGTGGCGAAGGAAACGAAGGCCAGGCATGGATGATGATG aatttttgagttttgttggAAAACCTGACATCTTCAGTTATGCTGAGTTACGGTCTGCTACAGAAGACTTCAGTCCTGAAAATATTCTTGGAGAAGGGGGATTTGGGGCTGTTTATATG GGTAAACTATCTGATGGAAGAATAGTAGGTGTAAAGCAACTATCAGTAACATCTCATCAAGGAAAGCGCCAATTCGTGACTGAAATTGCGACTATATCCCAAGTCCAACATCGAAACCTTGTGAAGTTATATGGTTGCTGCATCGAGGGAAATAAGCCGCTATTGGTTTATGAATATCTTGAAAACAGAAGCCTTGATCAGGCAATCTTTG GGAATACTAGTTTGCATTTTGATTGGACGAACCGCTTTGAAATATGTTTGGGTGTCGCAAGAGGTCTAGCCTATCTACACGAGGAGTCCAGCGTTAGAATTGTACATCGAGACGTCAAAGCCAGCAACATCCTACTCGACGCAGATCTTAACCCAAAAATCTCAGACTTTGGGCTCGCGAAGCTTTATGATGATAAAACGACTCACATTAGCACAAGAATTGCTGGAACAAT TGGTTATCTCGCACCAGAGTATGCCATGAGAGGACATCTGACTGAAAAAGCCGACGTGTTTTCATTCGGTGTCGTTGCCCTGGAAGTAGTAACCGGACGGCCAAATTCAGATTCAAGCCTCGAGGAGGAGAAGGTTTATCTTCTTGACTGG GCATGGCATTTATATGAGAACAAGCGTGCGTTGGAAATGCTGGACCCGAGACTAACATCATTTAATGAGGAAGAGGCGGCTCGTGTTATCGGAGTTGCTCTTCTATGCACACAGGCGTCGCCTCTGCAACGGCCACCGATGTCGAGGGTTGTTGCCATGCTGGCGGGGGATGTCGAGGTGAGCAAGGTGACTACGAAGCCGAGCTACTTAACCGAGTATCAGTTCAAGGATGCAAGCACCAGCTACTTCTCCGTGAGCTCCTCCGGACCGTCAGCGCAGCAACCGTCAAGCAACCAAGTTAGTGCGCCATCGGGCTCGAGCACGGGAGCCCATACAATGGTCGAAACGTCGTTGCCTTCGCAATCGCTGGTGAGCTCAATTATCAGTGAGGGAAGGTGA
- the LOC109720403 gene encoding probable LRR receptor-like serine/threonine-protein kinase At1g56130 isoform X1 gives MQFLSVGINALSGPIPKELGKLQNLLLLAIGSNNFNGSIPPELGSLTSLQQLYIDSSGLSGELPSTLSNLKNLEILWGSDNNFTGQFPDFIGSWTNMTTLRFQGNSFEGPIPSSLSNLSKLTDLRIGDITSGRSSLDFVRNMTSLSNLVLRNCKISDTIPSSFGQFLNLQQLDLSFNNITGQLPPSLFSLNLLSYLFLGNNSLSGSLPAQKSTSLLNVDLSYNQLSGSFPSWVSQPNLKLNVVANNFVIDSSNNSILPSGLNCLQRNIPCYLGSPIYSSFGINCGGSKDITASDGTVYEIDDAALSAASYYVTGSIKWGVSNVGRFADASNARYIIASLSQFQNTLTSELFQTARMSPSSLRYYGIGLQNGNYTVKLQFAEIAFPNPPTWKSVGRRVFDVYIQGDLKAKDLDVRKEAGGTSFKAVVKTFVAPVTNNFLEIHFFWAGKGTCCIPTQGYYGPFISALSVSPYDFTPNVTNELPSTGSKSKTGLVVGLVVGIAVLGLLVIVGIFVLWRRKRRPGMDDDEFLSFVGKPDIFSYAELRSATEDFSPENILGEGGFGAVYMGKLSDGRIVGVKQLSVTSHQGKRQFVTEIATISQVQHRNLVKLYGCCIEGNKPLLVYEYLENRSLDQAIFGNTSLHFDWTNRFEICLGVARGLAYLHEESSVRIVHRDVKASNILLDADLNPKISDFGLAKLYDDKTTHISTRIAGTIGYLAPEYAMRGHLTEKADVFSFGVVALEVVTGRPNSDSSLEEEKVYLLDWAWHLYENKRSLEMVDPRLTSFNEEEAARVIGVALLCTQASPLQRPPMSRVVAMLAGDVEVSKVTTKPSYLTEFQFKDASRSYFSESSSGPSAQQPSSNQVSAPSGLRTGAYTTVETPLPSQSLMSSIIGEGR, from the exons ATGCAGTTCCT GTCTgtaggaattaatgctttatctGGGCCTATTCCAAAGGAACTTGGAAAGCTTCAGAATCTCTTATTACT GGCTATtggttcaaataattttaacggctcTATTCCTCCAGAGCTTGGGAGTTTAACCAGTCTGCAGCAACT GTACATTGATAGTTCAGGCCTCAGTGGTGAACTTCCATCGACACTGTCTAATCTGAAAAACTTGGAGATCCT GTGGGGTTCTGACAACAATTTCACCGGACAATTTCCTGATTTTATTGGGAGCTGGACAAATATGACTACCTT GAGATTCCAAGGCAATTCTTTCGAAGGTCCAATTCCTTCAAGCCTATCCAATCTTAGTAAATTGACGGACTT ACGTATAGGTGATATAACGAGTGGAAGATCTTCTTTGGACTTCGTCCGTAACATGACATCTTTGAGCAACCT GGTATTGAGAAACTGCAAAATATCTGATACTATTCCATCAAGCTTTGGGCAATTCTTAAACCTACAGCAATT GGATCTGAGCTTTAACAATATTACGGGTCAACTTCCTCCGTCCCTCTTCAGTTTGAATTTGCTCAGCTACTT ATTTCTTGGAAACAATAGTCTTTCTGGTAGCTTACCAGCTCAGAAAAGCACCTCGCTTCTCAATGT AGATTTATCGTACAATCAGCTCTCAGGAAGCTTTCCTTCTTGGGTTAGTCAACCGAATCTAAAATT GAACGTGGTGGCAAATAACTTTGTGATAGACAGCTCCAACAACAG CATTTTACCATCAGGTTTAAACTGTCTTCAGCGAAATATACCATGTTATCTCGGTTCTCCTATCT ATTCATCCTTTGGAATAAATTGTGGTGGTAGTAAAGACATTACAGCTTCTGATGGAACCGTCTATGAGATCGATGATGCCGCTCTGTCAGCTGCATCATACTATGTGACAGGGTCAATCAAATGGGGTGTTAGCAATGTTGGGAGATTTGCGGACGCCTCAAACGCTAGGTATATAATCGCCAGTTTATCGCAGTTTCAAAATACATTAACTTCAGAACTGTTTCAGACAGCGAGGATGTCTCCTTCATCATTAAGATACTATGGTATTGGGCTTCAGAATGGAAATTACACTGTAAAGCTCCAATTTGCTGAAATTGCATTCCCCAATCCACCAACTTGGAAAAGTGTCGGAAGAAGAGTTTTTGATGTATACATTCAG GGAGATCTCAAAGCAAAAGATTTGGATGTAAGAAAGGAGGCTGGTGGGACATCATTTAAGGCTGTTGTCAAAACATTTGTCGCTCCAGTAACCAATAATTTCCTCGAAATTCATTTCTTTTGGGCAGGAAAAGGCACTTGCTGCATTCCTACACAAGGCTACTACGGCCCATTCATCTCAGCTCTCAGTGTTTCTCCTTACG ACTTCACTCCAAATGTAACGAACGAACTACCAAGTACGGGCTCGAAGAGTAAAACAGGTTTGGTTGTAGGACTTGTAGTTGGAATCGCAGTCTTAGGTTTGTTGGTGATCGTTGGCATTTTTGTTTTGTGGCGAAGGAAACGAAGGCCAGGCATGGATGATGATG aatttttgagttttgttggAAAACCTGACATCTTCAGTTATGCTGAGTTACGGTCTGCTACAGAAGACTTCAGTCCTGAAAATATTCTTGGAGAAGGGGGATTTGGGGCTGTTTATATG GGTAAACTATCTGATGGAAGAATAGTAGGTGTAAAGCAACTATCAGTAACATCTCATCAAGGAAAGCGCCAATTCGTGACTGAAATTGCGACTATATCCCAAGTCCAACATCGAAACCTTGTGAAGTTATATGGTTGCTGCATCGAGGGAAATAAGCCGCTATTGGTTTATGAATATCTTGAAAACAGAAGCCTTGATCAGGCAATCTTTG GGAATACTAGTTTGCATTTTGATTGGACGAACCGCTTTGAAATATGTTTGGGTGTCGCAAGAGGTCTAGCCTATCTACACGAGGAGTCCAGCGTTAGAATTGTACATCGAGACGTCAAAGCCAGCAACATCCTACTCGACGCAGATCTTAACCCAAAAATCTCAGACTTTGGGCTCGCGAAGCTTTATGATGATAAAACGACTCACATTAGCACAAGAATTGCTGGAACAAT TGGTTATCTCGCACCAGAGTATGCCATGAGAGGACATCTGACTGAAAAAGCCGACGTGTTTTCATTCGGTGTCGTTGCCCTGGAAGTAGTAACCGGACGGCCAAATTCAGATTCAAGCCTCGAGGAGGAGAAGGTTTATCTTCTTGACTGG GCATGGCATTTATATGAGAACAAGCGCTCGTTGGAAATGGTGGACCCGAGACTAACATCATTTAACGAGGAAGAGGCGGCTCGTGTTATCGGAGTTGCTCTTCTATGCACACAGGCGTCGCCTCTGCAACGGCCACCGATGTCGAGGGTTGTTGCCATGCTGGCGGGGGATGTCGAGGTGAGCAAGGTGACTACGAAGCCGAGCTACTTAACCGAGTTTCAGTTCAAGGACGCAAGCAGAAGCTACTTCTCCGAGAGCTCCTCCGGACCGTCAGCGCAGCAACCGTCAAGCAACCAAGTTAGTGCACCATCGGGCTTGAGAACGGGAGCTTATACAACGGTCGAAACGCCGTTGCCTTCGCAATCGCTGATGAGCTCAATTATCGGTGAGGGAAGGTGA